From one Culex quinquefasciatus strain JHB chromosome 3, VPISU_Cqui_1.0_pri_paternal, whole genome shotgun sequence genomic stretch:
- the LOC119769742 gene encoding perlucin-like: protein MIFKVCIIFVVFPLVYCTTKVPDATQLDEQVESSTAFYEVGSTTEFYNVTEVELREAEARRVGIDVEALSALAYGSPTPVNKTFYLRYRRATFWQAAQFCIDEDKRLASIDSEKQSDQLLLQLKYSSDGFYMAGTDLGREGSWIWINSNRRIVQPNWAVGQPDNVGSIENCLQINGAGSASWNDVDCNMINFYICEDNPKLPPLYQ from the exons AtgattttcaaagtttgtataatttttgttgTATTTCCGCTGGTATACTGTACAACGAAAGTTCCTGATGCAACTCAGTTGGATGAGCAAGTAGAATCATCGACAGCTTTCTATGAAGTGGGTTCAACTACCGAGTTTTACAACGTAACAGAAGTGGAACTACGTGAAGCTGAAGCAAGAAGGG TTGGAATCGATGTGGAAGCCCTGTCGGCATTAGCTTATGGCAGCCCTACTCCGGTCAACAAAACATTCTATCTTCGCTATCGAAGGGCGACTTTCTGGCAGGCTGCTCAATTCTGCATAGACGAGGACAAACGGCTGGCTTCCATAGACAGTGAAAAGCAGTCGGATCAACTGTTGCTGCAATTAA AATATTCCAGCGATGGATTTTACATGGCTGGCACTGACTTAGGCCGTGAAGGTAGCTGGATCTGGATTAACTCGAATAGGCGAATTGTGCAACCGAACTGGGCCGTAGGTCAACCGGATAACGTGGGAAGCATCGAAAATTGTTTGCAAATTAACGGGGCGGGATCCGCTTCCTGGAATGACGTGGACtgcaatatgataaatttcTACATCTGTGAAGATAACCCAAAACTACCCCCACTGTATCAATAA
- the LOC6031287 gene encoding C-type lectin 37Da, producing the protein MRRSALFLAAVVLFSGIYAEEASEAVIPEDSGKSGDSGESEKHVKPAHPVESLNPDPEDFLNRGKNYTFICDVKQNFFSAWRKCIDRKLELATIESLEDNLAFEAALGSYREQVYTSGTDMGKEGSFVWLVNKRVIPGWNNFEAWETGEPNNNAGNENCLVGIVKGGRVQWNDIPCNNEYCYMCQDILT; encoded by the exons ATGCGTCGGTCAGCACTGTTTTTAGCGGCTGTGGTTCTCTTTAGTGGGATCTACGCAGAAGAAGCTAGTGAGGCTGTCATCCCAGAAGATAGCGGAAAATCTGGCGACTCTGGAGAAAGTGAAAAACATGTTAAGCCTGCCCATCCAGTTG AATCGCTGAATCCCGACCCAGAAGATTTTCTCAACAGGGgtaaaaattacacttttatcTGTGACGTTAAGCAAAATTTCTTCTCGGCATGGCGTAAATGTATCGACCGAAAGCTAGAACTGGCCACGATTGAGTCCCTCGAGGATAATTTGGCTTTTGAGGCTGCGCTGGGAAGTTACCGTGAACAGGTTTATACCAGCGGAACCGACATGGGCAAGGAAGGTTCGTTTGTGTGGTTGGTGAACAAACGTGTGATACCGGGCTGGAACAATTTTGAAGCGTGGGAAACCGGAGAGCCCAATAATAATGCCGGAAATGAGAATTGTTTGGTTGGTATCGTGAAGGGCGGAAGAGTCCAGTGGAACGATATACCGTGTAACAATGAATACTGCTACATGTGCCAGGATATTTTGACATAG